ATTTAATTTTAAGAAAAAATTCTCTGAGAGTTACCGTGCCAATGCATACAAACAAAATTATTCCAAAAGGAACTTTATTGGCAATTCTGCGACAAGCCAAAATCTCCAAAAAGGAATTTT
This genomic interval from Pseudomonadota bacterium contains the following:
- a CDS encoding type II toxin-antitoxin system HicA family toxin; translation: MLRKNSLRVTVPMHTNKIIPKGTLLAILRQAKISKKEFLELL